The Sebastes fasciatus isolate fSebFas1 chromosome 13, fSebFas1.pri, whole genome shotgun sequence genome includes a region encoding these proteins:
- the LOC141780306 gene encoding transmembrane protein 184B-like isoform X4, translating to MGQLWRRDIALSETLGNASPVGFAPGPPATVAPQQSNSSLVPEAPLVTPEDPFFLMTSTAQTISGFFVWTALLITCHQIYMHLRYYSSPNEQRHIVRILFIVPIYAFDSWLSLLFFTNEEYYVYFDTVRDCYEAFVIYNFLSLCYEYLGGESAIMAEIRGKPIESSCVYGTCCLWGKTYSIGFLRFCKQATLQFCVVKPLMAMITVILQAFGKYRDGDFNVASGYLYVTIIYNVSVSLSLYALFLFYFATRELLVPYNPVLKFFMVKSVIFLSFWQGMLLAILEKCGAIPQINSADFSVGEGTVAAGYQNFIICIEMFFAAVALRHAFTYKVYMDKRLDSYGRCAPMKSISSSLKETMNPGDMVQDAIHNFSPAYQQYTQQSTLERSGGPPLSRSHSNLSTRGDNEKTLLLSSDDEF from the exons ATGGGTCAACTTTGGCGGCGAGACATCGCCCTGTCAGAGACGTTGGGGAATGCTTCTCCTGTCGGCTTTGCCCCGGGGCCCCCAGCCACGGTGGCCCCACAACAGTCCAACTCCTCCTTGGTACCAGAAGCCCCGCTGGTCACACCAGAAGACCCATTTTTCCTCATGACCTCCACTGCCCAAACCATATCAGGATTTTTTGTTTGGACAGCTCTTCTGATCACATGTCACCAG ATCTACATGCACCTGCGCTACTACAGCTCTCCAAATGAACAGAGACACATAGTCAGGATCCTCTTCATAGTCCCCATCTACGCCTTCGACTCCTGGCTCAGCCTCCTTTTCTTCACCAACGAGGAGTACTACGTGTACTTTGACACAGTCCGAGACTGCTACGAAG CCTTTGTCATCTACAACTTCCTGAGTCTGTGTTACGAGTATCTGGGAGGAGAGAGCGCCATCATGGCTGAGATCAGAGGGAAACCCATTGA GTCAAGCTGTGTGTATGGGACCTGTTGTCTGTGGGGCAAGACGTACTCCATTGGTTTCCTCAGGTTTTGCAAACAG GCGACTCTCCAGTTCTGTGTGGTGAAACCCCTGATGGCAATGATTACTGTCATTCTTCAGGCCTTCGGGAAATACAGAGACGGAGACTTTAA cgTGGCTAGTGGTTACCTGTATGTCACCATTATCTACAACGTCTCCGTCAGTCTGTCGCTCTacgctctcttcctcttctactTTGCTACGCGTGAACTGCTTGTCCCGTACAACCCAGTACTCAAGTTCTTCATGGTCAAATCAGtcatctttctctccttctggCAAG GGATGCTGCTGGCCATCCTAGAGAAGTGCGGAGCCATCCCTCAGATCAACTCGGCTGACTTCTCCGTGGGCGAGGGAACAGTTGCCGCTGGTTACCAAAACTTCATCATCTGCATTGAGATGTTCTTCGCTGCTGTTGCTTTGCGCCATGCCTTCACTTACAAGGTCTACATGGATAAAAGACTGGACTCGTATG GTCGCTGTGCCCCAATGAAGAGCATCTCCAGCAGCCTGAAGGAGACCATGAATCCAGGCGATATGGTCCAGGACGCCATCCATAACTTCTCCCCAGCGTATCAGCAATACACCCAGCAGTCCACACTGGAGCGGAGTGGGGGGCCTCCCCTCTCCCGCAGCCACAGTAACCTCAGCACCCGCGGGGACAACGAAAAGACCCTGCTGCTCAGCTCTGACGACGAGTTCTGA
- the LOC141780306 gene encoding transmembrane protein 184B-like isoform X1 yields the protein MGNGEIKMGQLWRRDIALSETLGNASPVGFAPGPPATVAPQQSNSSLVPEAPLVTPEDPFFLMTSTAQTISGFFVWTALLITCHQIYMHLRYYSSPNEQRHIVRILFIVPIYAFDSWLSLLFFTNEEYYVYFDTVRDCYEAFVIYNFLSLCYEYLGGESAIMAEIRGKPIESSCVYGTCCLWGKTYSIGFLRFCKQATLQFCVVKPLMAMITVILQAFGKYRDGDFNVASGYLYVTIIYNVSVSLSLYALFLFYFATRELLVPYNPVLKFFMVKSVIFLSFWQGMLLAILEKCGAIPQINSADFSVGEGTVAAGYQNFIICIEMFFAAVALRHAFTYKVYMDKRLDSYGSFPIYGQYGRCAPMKSISSSLKETMNPGDMVQDAIHNFSPAYQQYTQQSTLERSGGPPLSRSHSNLSTRGDNEKTLLLSSDDEF from the exons ATGGGTCAACTTTGGCGGCGAGACATCGCCCTGTCAGAGACGTTGGGGAATGCTTCTCCTGTCGGCTTTGCCCCGGGGCCCCCAGCCACGGTGGCCCCACAACAGTCCAACTCCTCCTTGGTACCAGAAGCCCCGCTGGTCACACCAGAAGACCCATTTTTCCTCATGACCTCCACTGCCCAAACCATATCAGGATTTTTTGTTTGGACAGCTCTTCTGATCACATGTCACCAG ATCTACATGCACCTGCGCTACTACAGCTCTCCAAATGAACAGAGACACATAGTCAGGATCCTCTTCATAGTCCCCATCTACGCCTTCGACTCCTGGCTCAGCCTCCTTTTCTTCACCAACGAGGAGTACTACGTGTACTTTGACACAGTCCGAGACTGCTACGAAG CCTTTGTCATCTACAACTTCCTGAGTCTGTGTTACGAGTATCTGGGAGGAGAGAGCGCCATCATGGCTGAGATCAGAGGGAAACCCATTGA GTCAAGCTGTGTGTATGGGACCTGTTGTCTGTGGGGCAAGACGTACTCCATTGGTTTCCTCAGGTTTTGCAAACAG GCGACTCTCCAGTTCTGTGTGGTGAAACCCCTGATGGCAATGATTACTGTCATTCTTCAGGCCTTCGGGAAATACAGAGACGGAGACTTTAA cgTGGCTAGTGGTTACCTGTATGTCACCATTATCTACAACGTCTCCGTCAGTCTGTCGCTCTacgctctcttcctcttctactTTGCTACGCGTGAACTGCTTGTCCCGTACAACCCAGTACTCAAGTTCTTCATGGTCAAATCAGtcatctttctctccttctggCAAG GGATGCTGCTGGCCATCCTAGAGAAGTGCGGAGCCATCCCTCAGATCAACTCGGCTGACTTCTCCGTGGGCGAGGGAACAGTTGCCGCTGGTTACCAAAACTTCATCATCTGCATTGAGATGTTCTTCGCTGCTGTTGCTTTGCGCCATGCCTTCACTTACAAGGTCTACATGGATAAAAGACTGGACTCGTATG GCTCATTTCCTATCTATGGACAGTACG GTCGCTGTGCCCCAATGAAGAGCATCTCCAGCAGCCTGAAGGAGACCATGAATCCAGGCGATATGGTCCAGGACGCCATCCATAACTTCTCCCCAGCGTATCAGCAATACACCCAGCAGTCCACACTGGAGCGGAGTGGGGGGCCTCCCCTCTCCCGCAGCCACAGTAACCTCAGCACCCGCGGGGACAACGAAAAGACCCTGCTGCTCAGCTCTGACGACGAGTTCTGA
- the LOC141780306 gene encoding transmembrane protein 184B-like isoform X2, whose product MGQLWRRDIALSETLGNASPVGFAPGPPATVAPQQSNSSLVPEAPLVTPEDPFFLMTSTAQTISGFFVWTALLITCHQIYMHLRYYSSPNEQRHIVRILFIVPIYAFDSWLSLLFFTNEEYYVYFDTVRDCYEAFVIYNFLSLCYEYLGGESAIMAEIRGKPIESSCVYGTCCLWGKTYSIGFLRFCKQATLQFCVVKPLMAMITVILQAFGKYRDGDFNVASGYLYVTIIYNVSVSLSLYALFLFYFATRELLVPYNPVLKFFMVKSVIFLSFWQGMLLAILEKCGAIPQINSADFSVGEGTVAAGYQNFIICIEMFFAAVALRHAFTYKVYMDKRLDSYGSFPIYGQYGRCAPMKSISSSLKETMNPGDMVQDAIHNFSPAYQQYTQQSTLERSGGPPLSRSHSNLSTRGDNEKTLLLSSDDEF is encoded by the exons ATGGGTCAACTTTGGCGGCGAGACATCGCCCTGTCAGAGACGTTGGGGAATGCTTCTCCTGTCGGCTTTGCCCCGGGGCCCCCAGCCACGGTGGCCCCACAACAGTCCAACTCCTCCTTGGTACCAGAAGCCCCGCTGGTCACACCAGAAGACCCATTTTTCCTCATGACCTCCACTGCCCAAACCATATCAGGATTTTTTGTTTGGACAGCTCTTCTGATCACATGTCACCAG ATCTACATGCACCTGCGCTACTACAGCTCTCCAAATGAACAGAGACACATAGTCAGGATCCTCTTCATAGTCCCCATCTACGCCTTCGACTCCTGGCTCAGCCTCCTTTTCTTCACCAACGAGGAGTACTACGTGTACTTTGACACAGTCCGAGACTGCTACGAAG CCTTTGTCATCTACAACTTCCTGAGTCTGTGTTACGAGTATCTGGGAGGAGAGAGCGCCATCATGGCTGAGATCAGAGGGAAACCCATTGA GTCAAGCTGTGTGTATGGGACCTGTTGTCTGTGGGGCAAGACGTACTCCATTGGTTTCCTCAGGTTTTGCAAACAG GCGACTCTCCAGTTCTGTGTGGTGAAACCCCTGATGGCAATGATTACTGTCATTCTTCAGGCCTTCGGGAAATACAGAGACGGAGACTTTAA cgTGGCTAGTGGTTACCTGTATGTCACCATTATCTACAACGTCTCCGTCAGTCTGTCGCTCTacgctctcttcctcttctactTTGCTACGCGTGAACTGCTTGTCCCGTACAACCCAGTACTCAAGTTCTTCATGGTCAAATCAGtcatctttctctccttctggCAAG GGATGCTGCTGGCCATCCTAGAGAAGTGCGGAGCCATCCCTCAGATCAACTCGGCTGACTTCTCCGTGGGCGAGGGAACAGTTGCCGCTGGTTACCAAAACTTCATCATCTGCATTGAGATGTTCTTCGCTGCTGTTGCTTTGCGCCATGCCTTCACTTACAAGGTCTACATGGATAAAAGACTGGACTCGTATG GCTCATTTCCTATCTATGGACAGTACG GTCGCTGTGCCCCAATGAAGAGCATCTCCAGCAGCCTGAAGGAGACCATGAATCCAGGCGATATGGTCCAGGACGCCATCCATAACTTCTCCCCAGCGTATCAGCAATACACCCAGCAGTCCACACTGGAGCGGAGTGGGGGGCCTCCCCTCTCCCGCAGCCACAGTAACCTCAGCACCCGCGGGGACAACGAAAAGACCCTGCTGCTCAGCTCTGACGACGAGTTCTGA
- the LOC141780306 gene encoding transmembrane protein 184B-like isoform X3, translating into MGNGEIKMGQLWRRDIALSETLGNASPVGFAPGPPATVAPQQSNSSLVPEAPLVTPEDPFFLMTSTAQTISGFFVWTALLITCHQIYMHLRYYSSPNEQRHIVRILFIVPIYAFDSWLSLLFFTNEEYYVYFDTVRDCYEAFVIYNFLSLCYEYLGGESAIMAEIRGKPIESSCVYGTCCLWGKTYSIGFLRFCKQATLQFCVVKPLMAMITVILQAFGKYRDGDFNVASGYLYVTIIYNVSVSLSLYALFLFYFATRELLVPYNPVLKFFMVKSVIFLSFWQGMLLAILEKCGAIPQINSADFSVGEGTVAAGYQNFIICIEMFFAAVALRHAFTYKVYMDKRLDSYGRCAPMKSISSSLKETMNPGDMVQDAIHNFSPAYQQYTQQSTLERSGGPPLSRSHSNLSTRGDNEKTLLLSSDDEF; encoded by the exons ATGGGTCAACTTTGGCGGCGAGACATCGCCCTGTCAGAGACGTTGGGGAATGCTTCTCCTGTCGGCTTTGCCCCGGGGCCCCCAGCCACGGTGGCCCCACAACAGTCCAACTCCTCCTTGGTACCAGAAGCCCCGCTGGTCACACCAGAAGACCCATTTTTCCTCATGACCTCCACTGCCCAAACCATATCAGGATTTTTTGTTTGGACAGCTCTTCTGATCACATGTCACCAG ATCTACATGCACCTGCGCTACTACAGCTCTCCAAATGAACAGAGACACATAGTCAGGATCCTCTTCATAGTCCCCATCTACGCCTTCGACTCCTGGCTCAGCCTCCTTTTCTTCACCAACGAGGAGTACTACGTGTACTTTGACACAGTCCGAGACTGCTACGAAG CCTTTGTCATCTACAACTTCCTGAGTCTGTGTTACGAGTATCTGGGAGGAGAGAGCGCCATCATGGCTGAGATCAGAGGGAAACCCATTGA GTCAAGCTGTGTGTATGGGACCTGTTGTCTGTGGGGCAAGACGTACTCCATTGGTTTCCTCAGGTTTTGCAAACAG GCGACTCTCCAGTTCTGTGTGGTGAAACCCCTGATGGCAATGATTACTGTCATTCTTCAGGCCTTCGGGAAATACAGAGACGGAGACTTTAA cgTGGCTAGTGGTTACCTGTATGTCACCATTATCTACAACGTCTCCGTCAGTCTGTCGCTCTacgctctcttcctcttctactTTGCTACGCGTGAACTGCTTGTCCCGTACAACCCAGTACTCAAGTTCTTCATGGTCAAATCAGtcatctttctctccttctggCAAG GGATGCTGCTGGCCATCCTAGAGAAGTGCGGAGCCATCCCTCAGATCAACTCGGCTGACTTCTCCGTGGGCGAGGGAACAGTTGCCGCTGGTTACCAAAACTTCATCATCTGCATTGAGATGTTCTTCGCTGCTGTTGCTTTGCGCCATGCCTTCACTTACAAGGTCTACATGGATAAAAGACTGGACTCGTATG GTCGCTGTGCCCCAATGAAGAGCATCTCCAGCAGCCTGAAGGAGACCATGAATCCAGGCGATATGGTCCAGGACGCCATCCATAACTTCTCCCCAGCGTATCAGCAATACACCCAGCAGTCCACACTGGAGCGGAGTGGGGGGCCTCCCCTCTCCCGCAGCCACAGTAACCTCAGCACCCGCGGGGACAACGAAAAGACCCTGCTGCTCAGCTCTGACGACGAGTTCTGA